Genomic segment of Phreatobacter oligotrophus:
TGTTCCGCACCGCCGACGCACCGACCTTCCTGCGCCGCGTCCTCACCCTCGACGCCGTCACCTCCGGCGCCATGGGCCTCATGCTGATCGTTGGAGCGGGCCAACTCGGGCCGCTGCTGGGCCTGCCCGTCGAGCTTCTGCGGGCGGTCGGCTATGCCTTCATCCCCTTCGTGGCTCTGGTCGCTGTCGCCGCGGCAAGGCCCGGCCGTGCTCTCGGCATGATCGTCGGTCTGCTCAATGCCGGATGGGTCGTCGCCAGCATCGGCGCGCTGGTCTCGGGCGCGCTCGCGCCGAACCTCCTCGGCATGGTCTTCGTCGCCGGGCAGGCCGTCTTCGTCGGCGTGCTCGCCGAGCTGCAGATCATCGGCGCGCGCCGGCTGTGAGGCCAAGCCGGGGGGATTGGGATGACCTGCCCCTCACCCTTCCCTCTCCCCGCCAGCGGGGAGAGGGCGCAACAGCGTCGCGTCCCGGTCGACAGCCCCTGTGCCTGGCACGGCCCCTTCCAACCTCGCGGAACGTCGAAGCCCCCTCTCCCCGCCTGCGGGGAGAGGGAAGGGTGAGGGGCCAGGGAGCCGGCCCCTTACAGCCAGCCCTTCTTGCGGAAATAGAGATAGGGCAGCACGCCCGAGGCCAGCATCAGCATCATGGCCATGGGATAGCCGTACTCCCAGCCCAGCTCCGGCATCTGCTTGAAGTTCATGCCGTAGATCGTGCCGACCAGCGTCGGCGGCATGAACACCACCGACAGCACCGCGAAGATCTTGACGATGTTGTTCTGCTCGATGCCGATGAGGCCGAGGGTCGCGTCGAGCAGGAAGGTGATCTTGTTGGCGAGCGAATCGCAGTGCTGCATCAGCGATTCGACGTCGCGGCTCTGGGTCTTCACCAGTGTGCGGATGTCCTTCGACACCTTGCTGCCCTCGATCTCGGTGGCGAGGAACAGCAGCAGGCGGTTGATGGAGACGAGGCTCTCGCGCGCCTTGGAGACCAGCTCGCCCTTGAGGCCGAGGGTGCGCAGCACGTCCTGGAAGGTCTTGTCCCGCCGTGCCGCGCCGTCACGGAAAATGCCGGTCGAGACCTGCTCGATCTCCTCGCTGACCTTCTCGAGAATGTCGGCGACCCGGTCGACGATGGTGTCGAGGAGGCCGGTGAGGATCGCCTCCGGCGTCCCCTGGATGGAGCCCGGCTTCTGGGCGCGGTTGAGGAAGAGGTTGATCGGCTTCGGCGTATCGTAGCGCACGGTGATGAGCCGGTGCGGCGCCAGCACGAAGGAGATCTGCGTCAGCTTTGGCGTGCCGAGCTCGGTGTTGCAGAGCGTCGTCGCCGTCATGTAGCGCACGCCGTGGTCGACATAGAGCCGGCTCGACGGCTCGATCTCCTGCATCTCCTCGCGCGTCGGGATCTCGATGCCGAGGCAGCGTTCCAGCGCCTTGTCCTCGCCCTGCTGGGGACTCAGGAGGTCGACCCACTTCACCTCCGCCGGAACCGCCTCGTGCGAGGTTTCCACCCGCACCAGCGCCTCGTTCTGGACGGCATAGGCATTGAGCATGGTGAACTCCAAATAGGGCTGGCGCCTGTGCTAGCCAGTCCGCCGCCGCTTGCAAGGCTGTGAAACCACGTGCGTCCCAATCATGACATGACCGTGACGGTGGCGCCTGCGATCGGCTTGTCGCGCCGCCCGGTCCCGGCTAGGCGAGGACATGCTGTCTGCGTCCTCCGGCTCCGCCGCCCTGACCGGCTTCCTCCTCGGCCTCGGCCTCATCGTCGCCATTGGCGCGCAGAACGCTTTCGTTCTCCGGCAGGGCCTCCAGCGCCGCCATGTCCTGGTGGTCACGACCATCTGCGCCCTCTCGGATGCCGCCCTCATCGCCGCCGGCGTCGCCGGCCTTGGCACGCTGGTCAGCGCCTCGCCGGTTCTCCTCGCCGTCGCGACCCTCGGCGGCGCCGCCTTCCTCGCGGTCTATGCGGTCCGCGCGGCGCGAAGGGCGCTCAGCCCCGGCACGCTGGAGGCGGCGGAGCCCGCCGATGGTGACCTCGGCCGCACCATTGCCGCGACCCTCGCCTTCACCTTTCTCAACCCGCATGTCTATCTCGACACGGTGGTGCTGGTCGGCAGCCTGTCGGGCGGCTTTGCCGGGAGCGATCGCCTCGCCTTCGCGCTGGGGGCGATGAGCGCCTCGGTCCTGTGGTTCTATAGCCTCGGCTTCGGGGCAAGGCTCCTCGCCCCGCTCTTCGCGCGGCCGGTGGCGTGGCGCGTGCTCGACGGGCTCATCGCCCTGGTCATGGCCGCCATCGCGCTGTCGCTGCTGCGCAGCTGGCTTGCCACCTGAAAAAAGGGCCGGTCACGAGGACCGGCCCAAGGTGTTCAGGAGAGGCATGCGGGAGGTCTGAAAGCCCGGCAGAGCCGGAAAACCCTCAGTCCATGGAGACCGGTTCAGCCAGCGTCCGGGGACGTGGCGCACCCTTGCGGGCAGCGGTGAAAGGCGCGGCGGCGGCGACCGCCGAGATGCCGATGGCGCCGTAGCGGGCCTCTAGGGGCTCGCGGGCCGGTTGACGCGGAACAAGGGGGGCCGCCGTGGCGGTTTTCATCGTCGATCTCCATTCGCCGGACGCGGGTGCATGGGCCGGTCCGGACGAGGACAGACCCTAGGCGCGCATCGCGGCGCCCTTGCGATGGGATCGTGAAGCGATCGTGGCGGCGGAAGGTGCGTGCCGCAGGTGACGCGACGGGTCATGCGCATGGCACGGATGCAACAGTTTTGCGGCTTTCCGCGAATTTCCCCGCGCCAATGCGTTGACCTAGCGCCAACCCTTCGCCACAAGCTTGACACGACTGGTCACAAACCGCGTTGCCTTGCCAATCGCCGCGCGGACGCCATTAGAGGGGTCGAATGATGCGTTGGGGCGTACTCGCAGTTCTGGGTCTGGCGCTTGCCGGCTGCAACAACACCGTTTCGCAGACCCAGCCCATCTCCGAGCGTGACCGCACGCTCATGGCGCAGGCGCCGCAGGTGGAGATGGATTACTGGCGCATGCCGCTGCGCGTGCCCTATCGCACCACCGAGGCCCCGGGCACCATCATCGTCGAGACCTCGACCAAGCACCTTTTCCTGGTGGAGCCGAACGGCACCGCCATCCGTTACCAGGTCGCCGTCGGCAACGAGGCTTTCGGCTGGACCGGCACCGCCACCATCCAGCGCAAGGCCGAGTGGCCTACCTGGACCCCGCCGGCCGAGATGCGCCGCCGCTGGCCGACCCTGCCCGCCTTCATGGAGGGTGGTCCGCAGAACCCGATGGGCTCGCGCGCGCTCTATCTCTACCAGAACGGCCGCGACACGCTCTATCGCATCCACGGCACCAACTCGCCGCTGCAGATCGGCGAGGCCGTGTCCTCGGGCTGCATCCGCATGCACAACGAGCACGCGATCGACCTCTACAATCGGGTCGGCGTGGGCACCAAGGTCATCGTGCGCTGAGGCGCAGCCAGGGCTTGAAAGCACGACGGCGGCCCTTGGGCCGCCGTTGTCGTTTGGGGGGCTTTGTCAGCCGGCCTTCTGGGCCTTCGTGGGCTTGATCGCCCCGGCCACCGCCTTCAGGCCAACCTGGCCGTAGCGATCTTCCAGCCGGACACCCTTGGGCGGCACCGGTTGCGGTTTGGCACTCATGGTTTCCTCCTTCGGGCGGGCTTCGTGGCGTCCCGGCCGTCTGATTCCGCTCCTTCTTGTACACCAAGCCGGCTCATGGCCGTAGTGTGTTGACGTGCGATGCAACGTCGCTGGGTGCGCTGCACTGTCCGCAGCCCCTCGGCCCGGGGGATAAGCGGCCGCTTTCTGTGCACAAGCCGGCCGCGGCGCTTGCCCGGTGATGCCCCGCCCGCGAAGCTGTTGGCACCAAGATATTGAGGTCACCCCTCATATCGACCGCTACATATGGCGGTGGGCCGCGTTTCGTGGCAGGGTCAGTCCTCCATCCCGCAAGGGGCTTCGCCGCGCGATGAAATTCTCCCGTCTGCGCATCCACGGGTTCAAGACCTTCGTCGAACCCACCGATTTCCTGATCGAGCCGGGTCTCACCGGCGTCGTCGGGCCGAACGGGTGCGGCAAGTCGAATCTCGTCGAGGCCCTGCGCTGGGTCATGGGCGAGAACTCGTTCAAGAACATGCGCGCCTCGGGGATGGACGACGTCATCTTCTCCGGCTCCGGCAACCGCCCGGCGCGCAACACCGCCGAGGTCATGCTGACGGTCGACAATGGCCGCCGCCTCGCCCCCGCCCAGTTCAACGATCACGACGTGCTGGAGGTCTCGCGCCGCATCGAGCGCGAGGCGGGCTCCGTCTACAAGGTCAATGGCCGCGAGGTCCGGGCCCGCGACGTCCAGCTGCTCTTTGCCGATGCCTCGACCGGCGCCCGCTCGCCGGCCCTCGTCCGCCAGGGCCAGATCGGCGAGATCATCTCCGCCAAGCCTCAGGCCCGCCGCCGCATCCTTGAGGAGGCCGCCGGTATTGCCGGCCTGCACGCCCGCCGCCACGAGGCCGAGACGCGGCTGAAGGCGGCCGAGACCAATCTCGACCGTCTGGAGACCGTTCTCACCCAGATCGAGACGCAGCTCGACGGCCTGAAGCGGCAGGCGCGCCAGGCCGTGCGCTATCGCGGCCTCTCCGCCGACATCCGCAAGGCCGAGGCGACGCTCGCCTATCTCAAGTTCCGCGAGGCCGGCGATCTCGTCCGCGAGGCCGAGCGCCTCGTCGAGGAGGAGACGCGCCTCGTCGCCACCCGCACCACCGCCCAGGCCGAGGCGGCCAAGGACCAGGCGGTTGCCGCCCACGTCCTGCCATCCTTGCGCGACGAGGCGGCCAAGGCAGGCGCGGCGCTGCACCGGCTCGTCGTCGCCCGCGACCAGCTCGAGGGCGAGGAAAAGCGTGCCCGCGAGCGCATCGCCGAGCTCGACCGCCGCATCGCCCAGCTCGACGGCGACATTGCCCGCGAGAAGGCGCTCGGCGCCGATGCCGACGGCGTCATCGCCCGCCTCGCTGCCGAGGAAGCCGAGCTTGCCGCCGCCGCCGAGGGCGCCAAGGCCG
This window contains:
- the corA gene encoding magnesium/cobalt transporter CorA, with product MLNAYAVQNEALVRVETSHEAVPAEVKWVDLLSPQQGEDKALERCLGIEIPTREEMQEIEPSSRLYVDHGVRYMTATTLCNTELGTPKLTQISFVLAPHRLITVRYDTPKPINLFLNRAQKPGSIQGTPEAILTGLLDTIVDRVADILEKVSEEIEQVSTGIFRDGAARRDKTFQDVLRTLGLKGELVSKARESLVSINRLLLFLATEIEGSKVSKDIRTLVKTQSRDVESLMQHCDSLANKITFLLDATLGLIGIEQNNIVKIFAVLSVVFMPPTLVGTIYGMNFKQMPELGWEYGYPMAMMLMLASGVLPYLYFRKKGWL
- a CDS encoding LysE/ArgO family amino acid transporter; this translates as MLSASSGSAALTGFLLGLGLIVAIGAQNAFVLRQGLQRRHVLVVTTICALSDAALIAAGVAGLGTLVSASPVLLAVATLGGAAFLAVYAVRAARRALSPGTLEAAEPADGDLGRTIAATLAFTFLNPHVYLDTVVLVGSLSGGFAGSDRLAFALGAMSASVLWFYSLGFGARLLAPLFARPVAWRVLDGLIALVMAAIALSLLRSWLAT
- a CDS encoding L,D-transpeptidase, with protein sequence MRWGVLAVLGLALAGCNNTVSQTQPISERDRTLMAQAPQVEMDYWRMPLRVPYRTTEAPGTIIVETSTKHLFLVEPNGTAIRYQVAVGNEAFGWTGTATIQRKAEWPTWTPPAEMRRRWPTLPAFMEGGPQNPMGSRALYLYQNGRDTLYRIHGTNSPLQIGEAVSSGCIRMHNEHAIDLYNRVGVGTKVIVR